The following proteins come from a genomic window of Nicotiana tomentosiformis chromosome 12, ASM39032v3, whole genome shotgun sequence:
- the LOC138891337 gene encoding probable WRKY transcription factor 75: MENYQHIFPNYSSSSSDQLSLMNMMNNKSHAKEAELTQDNKKSSGFLGLMASMEAPSSSGVTDHTNSIPYNSNDQNEMKSGKKNKGEKRNKKPRYAFQTRSQVDILDDGYRWRKYGQKAVKNNRFPRSYYRCTHQGCNVKKQVQRLSKDEGVVVTTYEGMHSHPIEKSTDNFEHILTQMQIYASF, from the exons ATGGAGAATTATCAACATATTTTTCCAAATTATTCTTCTTCGTCGTCTGATCAGTTGTCACTAATGAATATGATGAACAACAAATCTCATGCAAAAGAAGCTGAATTAACCCAAGACAATAAGAAATCGAGCGGGTTTTTGGGGCTAATGGCAAGCATGGAAGCTCCAAGCTCCAGTGGTGTTACTGATCACACAAATAGCATTCCGTATAACTCTAATGATCAGAACGAGATGAAATCGGGTAAGAAGAATAAAGGTGAGAAGAGGAATAAAAAACCGAGATATGCTTTTCAAACAAGGAGTCAAGTGGATATTCTGGATGATGGTTATAGATGGAGGAAATATGGACAGAAGGCTGTCAAGAACAACAGATTCCCAAG AAGCTACTACCGATGCACGCATCAAGGATGTAACGTGAAGAAACAAGTACAAAGGCTGTCAAAGGATGAAGGAGTAGTAGTAACTACTTATGAAGGCATGCATTCACATCCCATTGAGAAGTCCACAGATAACTTTGAGCACATTTTGACTCAGATGCAGATCTATGCTTCCTTTTGA